One genomic segment of Nonomuraea coxensis DSM 45129 includes these proteins:
- the thpR gene encoding RNA 2',3'-cyclic phosphodiesterase, with the protein MRLFAALVPPDEVLDEVERAIAPHVGQVPGLRWPDRATWHITLGFFGEVPERALPELETRLARAVHRHHALDLAFAGFGAFSSVRRARVFWIGVTGDSMTRLADSVRAGARRAGAAQTDAKPLHPHLTLARAKTETDLRPLVESLSGFSGSPWRAEAVRLVRSSGGPQVRYESLAEWALAPAERD; encoded by the coding sequence ATGAGGCTCTTCGCGGCCCTGGTGCCGCCCGACGAGGTGCTGGACGAGGTCGAACGCGCGATCGCGCCGCACGTCGGGCAGGTGCCGGGGCTGCGCTGGCCCGACCGGGCCACGTGGCACATCACGCTGGGCTTCTTCGGCGAGGTGCCGGAGCGGGCGCTGCCGGAGCTGGAGACCCGCCTGGCCCGCGCCGTGCACCGGCACCATGCGCTCGACCTGGCCTTCGCCGGCTTCGGCGCCTTCTCCTCCGTGCGCAGGGCCCGCGTCTTCTGGATCGGCGTCACCGGCGACTCGATGACGAGGCTCGCCGACTCCGTACGCGCCGGCGCCCGCCGGGCGGGAGCCGCGCAGACCGACGCCAAACCCCTCCACCCGCACCTCACGCTGGCCCGCGCGAAGACCGAGACGGACCTCCGCCCGCTGGTGGAGTCGCTGTCGGGCTTCAGCGGCTCGCCCTGGCGGGCGGAGGCGGTGCGGCTGGTGCGCAGCAGCGGCGGACCGCAGGTGAGGTACGAGTCACTCGCCGAATGGGCGCTCGCACCCGCCGAGCGGGACTAG
- a CDS encoding MFS transporter: protein MFRSLRIRNYRMFAAGGAVSNVGTWLQRTAQDWLVLDLTNGSAAALGTATALQFLPMLLFGMFGGVLADRYPKRPILVAAQSLMAMLALTIGVLTMTGSAQVWHVYVMAFLLGLISCVEVPTRQAFVVEMVGRRDLPNAIALNSSIFNLARVVGPALAGVLIYVLGGTGPIFLVNALTFGAVISSLVFMRASELNPAEPVPRAKGQLREGLRYVVRREELLLPVLLIGFVSMFSQSFSMSIALMAREVFKAGASSFGLASSMFAVGALGGALLAARRAKLTNKVLFAGALGFGAFQILTGLAPFYPVYLLLLVPTGVALITVNTAANASVQLATSAAMRGRVMGIYMLVFTGGAPLGAPLVGWLSELGGPRMGVMLSGVLVLVGTGLAVVVTRLISRRVSKPSFAMA, encoded by the coding sequence ATGTTCCGGTCGCTCAGGATTCGCAACTACCGCATGTTCGCGGCCGGGGGCGCCGTCTCCAACGTCGGCACCTGGCTGCAGCGCACCGCCCAGGACTGGCTGGTGCTCGACCTGACCAACGGCAGCGCGGCGGCGCTCGGCACGGCGACCGCGCTGCAGTTCCTGCCGATGCTGCTGTTCGGCATGTTCGGCGGCGTGCTCGCCGACCGCTACCCGAAGCGCCCGATCCTCGTCGCGGCCCAGAGCCTCATGGCCATGCTGGCCCTCACCATCGGCGTGCTGACGATGACCGGCAGCGCCCAGGTGTGGCACGTGTACGTGATGGCGTTCCTGCTCGGCCTGATCTCCTGCGTGGAGGTGCCGACCCGGCAGGCGTTCGTGGTCGAGATGGTCGGCCGCCGCGACCTGCCCAACGCGATCGCGCTCAACAGCTCCATCTTCAACCTGGCCCGCGTGGTCGGCCCGGCGCTGGCCGGCGTGCTGATCTACGTGCTCGGCGGCACCGGCCCCATCTTCCTGGTCAACGCGCTGACGTTCGGCGCGGTGATCTCCTCGCTGGTGTTCATGCGCGCCTCCGAGCTCAACCCGGCCGAGCCGGTGCCGAGGGCGAAGGGGCAGCTCCGCGAGGGCCTGCGGTACGTCGTGCGGCGCGAGGAGCTGCTGCTGCCCGTGCTGCTCATCGGGTTCGTGTCGATGTTCTCGCAGTCGTTCTCGATGTCGATCGCGCTGATGGCGCGCGAGGTGTTCAAGGCGGGCGCGTCGTCGTTCGGCCTCGCCTCCAGCATGTTCGCGGTGGGCGCGCTGGGCGGCGCGCTGCTCGCGGCGCGGCGGGCCAAGCTGACGAACAAGGTGCTGTTCGCCGGGGCGCTCGGGTTCGGGGCGTTCCAGATCCTCACCGGGCTGGCCCCGTTCTACCCGGTCTACCTGCTGCTGCTGGTGCCGACCGGGGTCGCGCTGATCACCGTCAACACGGCGGCCAACGCCAGCGTGCAGCTCGCCACGTCGGCCGCGATGCGCGGCCGGGTCATGGGCATCTACATGCTGGTCTTCACCGGCGGGGCCCCGCTCGGCGCGCCGCTGGTCGGCTGGCTGTCGGAGCTCGGCGGACCGCGCATGGGCGTGATGCTGTCCGGCGTGCTGGTGCTGGTCGGCACCGGGCTCGCGGTCGTGGTGACGCGGCTGATCAGCCGCCGGGTCTCCAAGCCCTCCTTCGCGATGGCCTGA
- a CDS encoding MarR family winged helix-turn-helix transcriptional regulator, which produces MLTNTPHRTGLRGDAGLASALRVSLARLNRRLRRQAAAHSLTPTQFATLAAVERHSGITPGELAELEKVQPPSMTRVIAGLEERGLVARTPHPTDRRQVTVTVTEAAQKLLKEERRRKDAWLTQRLKELSPEERSILRQAAPILEKLSRI; this is translated from the coding sequence ATGCTAACCAACACCCCGCACAGGACGGGTCTGCGCGGCGACGCGGGTCTGGCTTCGGCCTTGCGCGTCTCGCTGGCCAGGCTGAACCGGCGCCTGAGACGACAGGCGGCGGCACACTCGCTGACGCCCACCCAGTTCGCGACGCTCGCCGCGGTGGAACGGCACTCCGGGATAACCCCCGGCGAGCTGGCCGAGCTGGAGAAGGTGCAACCGCCCTCGATGACGCGCGTGATCGCCGGTCTCGAGGAGCGCGGCCTGGTCGCCCGCACCCCGCATCCGACCGACCGGCGCCAGGTGACCGTGACCGTGACCGAGGCCGCCCAGAAGCTGCTGAAGGAAGAACGCCGCCGCAAGGACGCGTGGCTGACACAGCGGCTGAAGGAGCTCTCCCCGGAGGAGAGGTCCATCCTCAGGCAGGCCGCGCCGATTCTGGAGAAGCTCAGCAGGATATAG
- a CDS encoding NCS2 family permease, protein MSDTKNTEPRSALDRFFAITERGSTVSREVRGGLATFFTMAYIVVLNPLIIAYGKDIEGQYIGDGTEPNVALVAAGTAFVAGVMTILMGVIGKVPFAMAAGLGLNAFVTFNIATMMSWEEAMGLVFLEGVIIAILVLTGLRTAVFHAIPAQLKTAISVGIGLFIALIGFVDAGFVRKAQGTPLELGIAGNLTSWPIFVFIVGLLATAAMVARKVKGAILIGIVGTTILAIVVEVFAKAGKSSAENPGGWQLNRPTVPEQIFGFHNPLALFTEFDPIGGFQRVTILLAVLFVFTLLITDFFDTMGTVVGVGRQAGLVGEDGMLPRTKQILLVDSIGAAAGGAGSVSSNTTYIESAAGVGEGARTGLASVVTGALFLVAIFFAPLVTVVPYEAAAPALVVVGFLMMTAIRDIDWNDYEMAIPAFLTIVIMPFTYSVSNGIGAGFISYVLIKVVRGKAREVHPLLWGTAVLFVLYFAIGPIRALLGV, encoded by the coding sequence GTGAGCGACACAAAGAACACTGAACCTCGATCCGCACTGGACCGCTTCTTCGCCATCACCGAGCGAGGATCGACCGTCTCCCGGGAGGTCCGGGGCGGTCTGGCCACCTTCTTCACGATGGCGTACATCGTCGTGCTGAACCCGTTGATCATTGCGTACGGCAAGGACATCGAAGGCCAGTACATCGGCGACGGCACCGAGCCCAACGTCGCGCTGGTGGCCGCCGGCACCGCGTTCGTGGCCGGCGTGATGACGATCCTCATGGGCGTCATCGGCAAGGTGCCCTTCGCGATGGCGGCCGGGCTCGGCCTCAACGCTTTCGTGACCTTCAACATCGCGACGATGATGAGCTGGGAAGAGGCCATGGGCCTGGTCTTCCTGGAAGGCGTCATCATCGCGATCCTGGTGCTGACAGGGCTGCGCACGGCGGTCTTCCACGCCATTCCGGCCCAGCTCAAGACCGCGATCAGCGTGGGCATCGGCCTGTTCATCGCGCTGATCGGCTTCGTGGACGCCGGCTTCGTGCGCAAGGCCCAGGGCACGCCCCTGGAACTGGGCATCGCGGGCAACCTCACCTCGTGGCCCATCTTCGTCTTCATCGTGGGCCTGCTCGCCACCGCCGCCATGGTGGCGCGCAAGGTGAAGGGCGCCATCCTCATCGGCATCGTCGGCACCACGATCCTGGCCATCGTCGTCGAGGTGTTCGCCAAGGCCGGCAAGTCCTCGGCCGAGAACCCCGGCGGCTGGCAGCTCAACCGGCCCACCGTCCCCGAGCAGATCTTCGGGTTCCACAACCCGCTGGCGCTGTTCACGGAGTTCGACCCGATCGGCGGCTTCCAGCGGGTGACGATCCTGCTGGCCGTGCTGTTCGTCTTCACCCTGCTCATCACCGACTTCTTCGACACCATGGGCACGGTCGTGGGCGTCGGCCGGCAGGCGGGGCTGGTCGGCGAGGACGGCATGCTGCCGCGTACCAAGCAGATCCTGCTCGTGGACTCGATCGGCGCGGCGGCGGGCGGCGCGGGCTCGGTCTCCTCCAACACGACCTACATCGAGTCGGCCGCCGGCGTCGGCGAGGGCGCCCGCACCGGCCTGGCCAGCGTGGTGACCGGTGCGCTGTTCCTGGTGGCCATCTTCTTCGCGCCGCTCGTGACCGTGGTGCCGTACGAGGCCGCCGCGCCCGCGCTCGTCGTCGTCGGCTTCCTCATGATGACCGCGATCCGCGACATCGACTGGAACGACTACGAGATGGCCATCCCGGCGTTCCTCACCATCGTCATCATGCCGTTCACCTACTCGGTCTCCAACGGCATCGGCGCCGGCTTCATCAGCTACGTGCTGATCAAGGTGGTGCGCGGCAAGGCGCGCGAGGTGCACCCGCTGCTGTGGGGCACCGCGGTGCTGTTCGTGCTCTACTTCGCGATCGGTCCGATCCGGGCGCTGCTCGGGGTCTGA
- a CDS encoding DUF2530 domain-containing protein: MKQWHPDPEPIKTNDVAAVGVGTAVWAVALVVLLIFRPAPENEWWIWTCVTGVAFGFLGMWMVRRPRDS; encoded by the coding sequence GTGAAGCAGTGGCACCCCGACCCTGAGCCGATCAAGACCAACGACGTCGCCGCCGTCGGCGTCGGCACGGCCGTCTGGGCCGTCGCCCTGGTCGTCCTGTTGATCTTCCGTCCCGCCCCCGAGAACGAGTGGTGGATCTGGACCTGCGTCACGGGAGTGGCGTTCGGCTTCCTCGGCATGTGGATGGTCCGCCGCCCCCGCGACAGCTGA
- a CDS encoding sacsin N-terminal ATP-binding-like domain-containing protein, with protein MTDTFGCDRMRAAVLAAWTASPARFREDANAEEDFALGGYRDRLIVELAQNAADAALRAGVPGVLRLTLRGDVLTAANTGAPLDATGVQSLSTLRASGKRDEAGAAGRFGVGFAAVVSVTDAPSIGSRGSGAVRWSRTDTAALVADVPALAGELADRSGHVPLLRLPFDEPPLVDIPEGFDTLVRLPLRDAATVEAVRRMLAETGPALPLGLPALELIEIDVDGEKRRVVADGWHVVSDSGEFTPEQVAALFADRPTEERARPYWSLRWAVPVTGTGEPGPLPAGVPPVVHAPTPSDEPLDLPALLIASFPMATDRRHVAKGPLADFLVERAADAYVRLLRELPRTSKLLDLVPAFMGKGELDARVRRAVLDRLPGTPLLPALSAPAPAVQTPSFADAEVYEPDAAWQVEQPAPEPEAGGWVVSGREAAVLAAGSAELLATVAAFVPGLLPAGWPPRHPAMTALGVRRVELADVVDLLSGEAVEGREPSWWRSLYEVLPADDPESLGALPVPLADGRVVRGPRGTLILTDGGAELDLTPLGLRIVHPEAAHPALLRLGAAEATPRTVLEDPLTKAAVAQSLDSPDPEPVARAVLSLVQAAGLAPGEAPWLAELALPGADGELYPAGELMLADGALAGVLEPGGHLGIASAALEEAYGPRVLAAAGVLDGFAVVHDEDVLLDPDECDHDLDGEVDWLDHVLDLLPDLDVPPLIPEFTAVRDLELVADWAAALALLARPPLRAALHPLRIAGVEVPSYTAWWLARHPVLDGRKPLELRLPGADPLLQGLYADAPAGLDEGALAMIGVRTTLAELLASHGGPEELLDLMADEAVEVDRAQLRALWVALAGVEPERVAPPSRVRAVLRGSIVVAAAEDAVVVEAPDLLQLVADRPLVLAPYDLAEALSELLDLPLAGELTAGEVTSAGEVREVPAEVRSLLPAAPGTYVEHEKLLVDGVECAWRYFEGAVHCTGIDGLARGLAWATGQWGDRLAVAALLRDPDAVPLLLAEADLS; from the coding sequence ATGACCGACACCTTTGGCTGTGACCGGATGCGGGCCGCAGTCCTCGCCGCGTGGACCGCCTCGCCCGCCAGGTTCCGCGAGGACGCCAACGCCGAGGAGGACTTCGCGCTCGGCGGCTACCGCGACCGGCTGATCGTCGAGCTCGCGCAGAACGCCGCCGACGCGGCCCTGCGGGCGGGCGTGCCAGGGGTGCTGCGGCTGACGTTGCGGGGCGACGTGCTCACCGCGGCCAACACCGGCGCGCCGCTCGACGCGACCGGCGTGCAGAGCCTCTCCACGCTGCGGGCCTCCGGCAAGCGCGACGAGGCCGGCGCGGCCGGGCGCTTCGGCGTCGGGTTCGCGGCGGTGGTCTCGGTGACCGACGCGCCGTCCATCGGCTCGCGCGGCTCCGGGGCGGTGCGGTGGTCCCGCACCGACACCGCGGCACTGGTCGCCGACGTCCCGGCGCTGGCCGGCGAGCTGGCCGACCGGTCGGGGCACGTGCCGCTGCTGCGGCTGCCGTTCGACGAGCCGCCCCTGGTCGACATCCCTGAGGGCTTCGACACCCTCGTACGCCTGCCGCTGCGCGACGCCGCCACGGTCGAGGCGGTGCGCCGCATGCTGGCCGAGACCGGCCCGGCCCTGCCGCTCGGCCTGCCCGCGCTGGAGCTCATCGAGATCGACGTCGACGGCGAGAAGCGCAGGGTCGTCGCCGACGGCTGGCACGTGGTCTCCGACTCGGGGGAGTTCACGCCCGAGCAGGTGGCCGCGCTGTTCGCGGACCGGCCCACCGAGGAGCGGGCCCGCCCCTACTGGTCGCTGCGCTGGGCGGTGCCCGTCACCGGCACCGGCGAGCCCGGGCCGCTGCCCGCGGGCGTGCCGCCCGTGGTGCACGCCCCGACGCCCAGCGACGAGCCGCTCGACCTGCCCGCGCTGCTGATCGCCTCGTTCCCCATGGCCACCGACCGGCGGCACGTCGCCAAGGGGCCGCTGGCCGACTTCCTCGTCGAGCGGGCCGCCGACGCCTACGTCCGGCTGCTGCGCGAGCTGCCCCGCACGTCGAAGCTGCTCGACCTGGTGCCCGCCTTCATGGGCAAGGGCGAGCTGGACGCCCGGGTCCGGCGGGCCGTGCTCGACCGGCTGCCCGGCACGCCCCTGCTGCCCGCGCTGTCCGCGCCCGCGCCGGCCGTGCAGACGCCGTCGTTCGCCGACGCCGAGGTCTACGAGCCCGACGCCGCCTGGCAGGTGGAGCAGCCCGCGCCCGAGCCGGAGGCGGGCGGCTGGGTGGTGAGCGGCAGGGAGGCCGCCGTGCTCGCCGCCGGGTCGGCCGAGCTGCTGGCCACGGTCGCCGCCTTCGTACCCGGCCTGCTGCCGGCCGGCTGGCCGCCGCGCCATCCGGCGATGACCGCGCTCGGCGTGCGCCGGGTCGAGCTGGCCGACGTGGTCGACCTGCTGTCGGGCGAGGCCGTGGAGGGGCGCGAGCCGTCCTGGTGGCGCTCGCTGTACGAGGTGCTGCCCGCCGACGACCCCGAGTCGCTGGGCGCGCTGCCGGTGCCGCTCGCCGACGGGCGCGTGGTGCGCGGGCCGCGCGGCACGCTCATCCTGACCGACGGCGGGGCCGAGCTCGACCTGACGCCGCTCGGGCTGCGCATCGTCCACCCGGAGGCGGCCCATCCCGCGCTGCTGCGGCTGGGCGCGGCCGAGGCCACGCCGCGCACGGTCCTGGAGGACCCGCTGACCAAGGCCGCCGTGGCGCAGTCGCTCGACAGCCCCGACCCCGAGCCGGTGGCGCGGGCCGTGCTCTCCCTCGTCCAGGCCGCAGGGCTGGCGCCGGGCGAGGCGCCCTGGCTGGCCGAGCTGGCCCTGCCGGGCGCCGACGGCGAGCTCTACCCGGCCGGCGAGCTCATGCTGGCCGACGGCGCGCTGGCCGGGGTGCTGGAGCCCGGCGGCCACCTGGGGATCGCCTCGGCCGCGCTGGAGGAGGCCTACGGGCCCCGCGTGCTGGCCGCGGCGGGTGTGCTCGACGGGTTCGCCGTCGTCCACGACGAGGACGTCCTGCTCGACCCCGACGAGTGCGACCACGACCTCGACGGCGAGGTCGACTGGCTCGACCACGTGCTCGACCTGCTGCCCGACCTCGACGTGCCCCCGCTGATCCCCGAGTTCACGGCGGTGCGCGACCTGGAGCTGGTGGCCGACTGGGCGGCCGCGCTGGCGCTGCTGGCCCGGCCGCCGCTGCGGGCCGCGCTCCACCCGCTGCGGATCGCCGGCGTCGAGGTGCCGTCCTACACCGCGTGGTGGCTGGCCCGCCATCCGGTGCTCGACGGGCGCAAGCCGCTGGAGCTGCGCCTTCCCGGCGCCGATCCGCTGCTGCAGGGCCTCTACGCCGACGCTCCCGCCGGGCTCGACGAGGGGGCGCTGGCGATGATCGGCGTCCGCACCACGCTGGCCGAGCTGCTGGCCTCGCACGGCGGTCCCGAGGAGCTGCTCGACCTCATGGCCGACGAGGCCGTCGAGGTCGACCGGGCCCAGCTGCGCGCGCTGTGGGTGGCGCTGGCGGGCGTCGAGCCCGAGCGGGTGGCGCCGCCGTCGCGGGTGCGGGCGGTGCTGCGCGGGTCGATCGTGGTGGCGGCGGCCGAGGACGCCGTGGTCGTGGAGGCGCCCGACCTGCTGCAGCTCGTCGCCGACCGGCCGCTGGTGCTGGCCCCCTACGACCTGGCCGAGGCGCTGTCGGAGCTGCTCGACCTGCCGCTGGCGGGCGAGCTGACGGCCGGGGAGGTGACCTCGGCGGGCGAGGTGCGCGAGGTGCCGGCCGAGGTGCGCTCGCTGCTGCCGGCGGCGCCCGGCACGTACGTGGAGCACGAGAAGCTGCTGGTGGACGGCGTGGAGTGCGCGTGGCGCTACTTCGAGGGCGCCGTGCACTGCACCGGGATCGACGGGCTGGCCCGTGGGCTGGCCTGGGCCACGGGCCAGTGGGGCGACCGGCTCGCGGTGGCCGCGCTGCTGCGCGACCCCGACGCGGTGCCGCTGCTGCTCGCCGAGGCCGACCTGTCGTAG